From Tautonia marina, one genomic window encodes:
- a CDS encoding menaquinone biosynthesis family protein — translation MSTDGRRTIRVGHSPDSDDAFMFYALAHDKFDTGDLHFVHQLEDIETLNRRALNGELEVSAVSIHAYAHLADTYALLASGSSMGDRYGPKLIAREPMTLDDLRARKPTIAVPGTLTTAYLTLQLCLGKDVPVTVVPFDQIIPTVLEGKADVGLIIHEGQLYYPDQGLHQIVDLGEWWFQETGLPLPLGGNVVRRDLGQETVERIARLLKQSIQYALDHRQEALDYALTYARGLDPNLADRFVGMYVNEWTVDYGDRGREAVRTLLKRAEAAQLLPGPVDVQFVG, via the coding sequence ATGAGTACCGACGGCCGGCGCACCATTCGAGTCGGGCACAGCCCCGACTCCGACGATGCCTTCATGTTCTATGCCCTGGCTCACGACAAGTTCGACACGGGCGACCTGCACTTCGTCCACCAGCTCGAAGACATCGAGACCCTGAACCGACGCGCCCTCAACGGCGAGCTGGAAGTCTCGGCCGTCAGCATCCACGCCTACGCCCACCTGGCCGACACCTACGCCCTGCTCGCCTCCGGCTCCAGCATGGGCGACCGCTACGGCCCGAAGCTCATCGCCCGCGAGCCGATGACCCTCGACGACCTCCGCGCCCGCAAGCCCACCATCGCCGTGCCCGGCACCCTGACGACCGCCTACCTCACCCTCCAGCTCTGCCTGGGCAAGGACGTGCCGGTCACGGTCGTCCCCTTCGACCAGATCATCCCGACCGTCCTCGAAGGCAAGGCCGACGTCGGCCTGATCATCCACGAAGGGCAGCTCTACTACCCCGACCAGGGCCTGCACCAGATCGTCGACCTGGGCGAGTGGTGGTTCCAGGAGACCGGCCTGCCGCTCCCCCTCGGCGGCAACGTCGTCCGCCGCGACCTCGGCCAGGAGACCGTCGAGCGCATCGCCCGGCTGCTCAAGCAGAGCATCCAGTACGCCCTCGACCATCGCCAGGAGGCGCTCGACTACGCCCTGACCTACGCCCGCGGGCTCGACCCGAACCTCGCCGACCGCTTCGTCGGCATGTACGTCAACGAGTGGACCGTCGACTACGGCGACCGCGGCCGCGAGGCCGTCCGCACCCTCCTCAAGCGTGCCGAGGCCGCCCAGCTCCTCCCCGGCCCCGTTGACGTCCAGTTCGTCGGCTGA